One Prochlorococcus marinus XMU1406 DNA window includes the following coding sequences:
- the psbF gene encoding cytochrome b559 subunit beta, long form produces MDFRILLVIAPIIFSWIFTVFWLGRWDVFRLTPLGLPKRGVAPFKNYQVWEDSALIPDTGRPAEGYPVFTVRTAAVNALGIPTVFFLGAILAMQFKAY; encoded by the coding sequence ATGGATTTCAGGATTTTACTTGTTATTGCCCCAATAATATTCTCATGGATATTTACAGTCTTTTGGTTAGGTAGGTGGGATGTATTTAGATTAACGCCATTAGGATTACCAAAGAGGGGAGTAGCTCCTTTTAAAAATTATCAAGTATGGGAAGATTCAGCATTAATTCCTGATACTGGCAGACCAGCAGAAGGTTATCCAGTATTTACCGTAAGAACCGCAGCAGTTAATGCCCTAGGGATTCCAACCGTTTTCTTCCTTGGAGCAATATTGGCAATGCAGTTTAAAGCTTATTAA
- a CDS encoding DUF3427 domain-containing protein: protein MDVMEGNEISNKNIFPKELFFVGEKYSKRDIDFISNKRIYKSSGVILCLDTLLLFVTLDKSDKPDSQKYKDFFKNRREFFWESQDPKKSKSYGSKDNKYMKLMLKGEIPTILFARIKNGPKSKPNKFIYCGALNAESYDTAANNLRPFGVKFRTLEIPKETNSDIKELIDWRPLKKSSLIEAEHLAIAQPVNNEIDLDDPEGQGRITNQELKKAIEVYAMNKAFDHYKSQGYATFDVSSKRKIGYDIRCERPGSTRYVEVKGTQNDGWCVFVTATEVGKAKSEPRDLFIVNNIKHRYDTEEYEYKCEGGGVKIISPWKPNSSKHSLKVIDYKFCPEK from the coding sequence TTGGACGTTATGGAAGGAAACGAAATAAGTAATAAAAATATTTTCCCAAAAGAATTATTTTTTGTTGGAGAAAAATATAGTAAAAGAGATATAGATTTTATATCTAATAAAAGAATTTATAAATCATCAGGAGTGATCCTTTGTTTGGACACTCTATTGTTATTTGTAACATTGGATAAATCTGATAAACCAGATTCACAAAAATATAAGGATTTTTTTAAAAATAGAAGAGAGTTTTTCTGGGAGAGCCAGGATCCCAAGAAAAGCAAAAGTTACGGATCAAAAGATAATAAATATATGAAATTAATGCTCAAAGGTGAAATCCCAACTATTTTATTTGCTCGGATAAAAAATGGACCAAAAAGTAAACCTAATAAATTTATTTACTGTGGGGCATTAAATGCTGAAAGTTATGATACTGCAGCAAATAATTTAAGACCATTCGGAGTAAAATTCAGAACCCTTGAAATTCCTAAAGAAACTAATTCAGATATCAAAGAACTTATTGATTGGAGGCCTTTAAAAAAATCTTCTTTAATAGAAGCAGAGCATCTTGCAATTGCTCAACCAGTAAATAATGAAATAGATCTTGATGACCCAGAAGGTCAAGGGAGAATAACAAACCAAGAGTTGAAAAAAGCTATTGAAGTATATGCCATGAACAAAGCTTTTGATCACTATAAATCTCAGGGGTATGCAACTTTTGATGTGTCAAGTAAAAGAAAAATTGGATATGACATTAGATGTGAAAGACCAGGATCTACAAGATATGTCGAAGTAAAGGGAACTCAAAATGATGGATGGTGTGTATTCGTTACTGCAACCGAAGTTGGTAAAGCAAAATCAGAACCTAGAGATCTTTTTATAGTAAATAATATTAAGCACCGATACGATACTGAAGAGTATGAATATAAGTGTGAAGGCGGTGGAGTCAAGATTATTTCACCCTGGAAACCTAATTCATCAAAGCATTCTCTTAAAGTAATTGACTATAAGTTTTGTCCAGAAAAATGA
- a CDS encoding DUF1651 domain-containing protein, producing MEKFTLINKERNRIKVFEPFEDVSKPSPSIDAIMVSYGCVYKRSSKPIMKGSRVETVEAAREEYKKLLEEGWKKTSIFNSYF from the coding sequence ATGGAAAAATTTACCCTAATTAACAAAGAAAGAAACAGAATAAAAGTATTTGAACCTTTCGAGGATGTATCGAAACCATCTCCGAGTATTGATGCAATAATGGTTAGTTATGGTTGTGTATATAAGAGGAGTAGTAAACCAATTATGAAAGGTTCGAGAGTAGAAACTGTTGAAGCTGCAAGAGAAGAATATAAGAAATTACTAGAGGAGGGTTGGAAGAAAACTTCTATATTTAATAGTTATTTTTAA
- a CDS encoding AIR synthase, with amino-acid sequence MSSLTITKTASNELLRQSIYRGTPGEIFLYLQPDILDDGWMFLRVNIWEKSGIPIARTDGLTVYAPESQKALLDELTLDHYQDLSGGGFLISTPKGATKSSCGSGFKFNK; translated from the coding sequence TTGAGTTCTTTAACTATTACTAAGACTGCTTCAAATGAATTGCTAAGGCAATCAATTTATCGTGGTACACCTGGAGAAATTTTTTTATATTTGCAACCTGATATTCTTGATGATGGATGGATGTTTCTGAGAGTTAATATTTGGGAAAAATCAGGAATTCCGATCGCAAGAACTGATGGCTTAACTGTCTACGCTCCAGAATCTCAAAAAGCTTTACTAGATGAACTTACACTTGATCATTATCAGGATTTATCTGGAGGAGGATTCTTGATTAGTACTCCTAAAGGAGCAACAAAAAGTTCTTGTGGTTCGGGTTTTAAATTTAATAAATAA
- a CDS encoding CsgG/HfaB family protein, protein MRKNLFHNLALTLSLASSSFLASYPTRSNAEGIMSSSPITVVVAEFINESDANWWKEKYKSSFKNMLTNALSNTGNFTILEEDEEAIDRMTKKRSLGIIPGFGGSKKEDDSLQAKYIIKGYLSEYTENEISESTQVDFGAFGGGRMKQMFGKMGMNASPGGTQKSIKEVDLTFNVVVINPRTKVRAFTRTIQGSAKEEFLSEDVDMGFVKSQKKVENKFPIKRAVMQAMEESGKYLNCVLYLQDDCIDEMDAKEAARQAGNDAMDLF, encoded by the coding sequence ATGAGAAAAAATCTTTTCCATAATCTTGCTTTAACGCTCTCATTGGCGTCGTCTTCATTTTTAGCTAGTTATCCTACTAGGTCCAATGCTGAGGGTATTATGTCATCTTCTCCAATAACTGTTGTTGTTGCAGAGTTTATCAATGAATCTGATGCTAATTGGTGGAAAGAAAAATATAAGTCATCATTTAAAAATATGCTCACCAATGCTTTAAGTAATACAGGTAATTTTACAATCTTAGAAGAGGATGAAGAGGCTATTGATAGAATGACAAAAAAAAGATCCCTAGGAATCATCCCGGGTTTTGGAGGATCTAAAAAGGAAGATGACTCACTACAGGCAAAATATATTATTAAGGGTTACTTAAGTGAATATACTGAGAATGAAATTTCTGAGTCTACACAGGTAGACTTTGGTGCATTTGGTGGAGGCAGAATGAAACAAATGTTTGGGAAAATGGGGATGAATGCTTCACCAGGAGGAACTCAAAAAAGTATTAAAGAAGTTGACCTCACTTTCAATGTTGTTGTTATTAATCCAAGAACTAAAGTAAGAGCATTTACTAGAACAATTCAAGGTTCAGCAAAAGAAGAATTTTTATCTGAAGATGTAGATATGGGTTTTGTTAAATCTCAAAAAAAAGTTGAAAATAAATTCCCTATAAAGAGAGCTGTTATGCAAGCTATGGAAGAATCAGGCAAATACTTAAACTGTGTTTTATATCTTCAAGATGATTGCATAGATGAAATGGATGCAAAAGAAGCTGCTAGACAGGCTGGAAATGATGCAATGGATTTATTTTGA